Proteins from one Anastrepha obliqua isolate idAnaObli1 chromosome 2, idAnaObli1_1.0, whole genome shotgun sequence genomic window:
- the LOC129236760 gene encoding DNA replication complex GINS protein PSF3 — translation MNKQSYFPNYYAVEDIFVTQEKVESKVNTKLLKMGFLDPGAESDDLNAGRTVNLPLWYIKELKVNNPYFTVHVPDIYKNVHKAVCEAETTHIELGKLHPYFYEYGRYLTPYDRNHIVGRIVFETMRQRVRHLLDISKNTTEDGKPEHRLDDIEQKLYESGVKTNTQFTNWLQMKSNKISVSELVHEHSKKRKRDQLELDGESTSPDQPRKRPTF, via the exons ATGAACAAACAAAGTTATTTTCCAAATTACTATGCTGTCGAAGACATCTTCGTAACTCAAGAAAAGGTCGAATCCAAAGTTAACACGAAACTATTGAAAATGG GCTTCCTTGATCCGGGTGCGGAGTCGGATGATTTAAATGCTGGGCGCACAGTGAATCTGCCTTTGTGGTACATAAAGGAGCTGAAAGTTAATAACCCATATTTCACAGTACATGTGCCGGATATCTACAAAAATGTACATAAAGCGGTGTGTGAGGCAGAAACAACCCACATTGAGTTGGGCAAGTTACATCCTTACTTTTATGAATATGGACGATACTTGACTCCTTATGATCGCAATCACATTGTGGGCCGGATTGTGTTTGAAACAATGCGCCAACGTGTGCGACATTTGCTTGACATTTCAAAGAACACTACAGAAGATGGAAAACCAGAACACCGCTTAGACGATATAGAGCAGAAACTGTATGAATCCGGCGTCAAAACAAATACACAG TTTACGAACTGGCTGCAAATGAAATCCAACAAAATAAGTGTCAGCGAGTTGGTCCATGAGCACAGCAAAAAACGGAAACGAGATCAACTAGAGCTTGACGGAGAAAGTACTTCACCAGATCAACCACGCAAAAGACCAACGTTTTAA
- the LOC129236761 gene encoding 39S ribosomal protein L14, mitochondrial yields the protein MSKIMSMGVKACSPARIFLRLNTTPAVTNVSVQTHMEQRQQFHLTPSCSEIRKLARLRVVDNSEIGKRAMAEGKPPRCIHVYNKRSVGYIGDKVLVAIKGQMKKGILVGLKQNQKPKIPKFDSNNIVLIDDNGSPLGTRIHVPVPTILRTILKEKTQAKGADYTKVLAIASRFV from the coding sequence ATGTCGAAAATAATGTCTATGGGCGTAAAAGCTTGTTCACCTGCACGCATTTTTCTTCGATTAAACACAACTCCAGCCGTTACCAATGTCTCAGTTCAAACGCATATGGAGCAGCGGCAACAGTTTCATCTTACGCCATCCTGTAGTGAAATACGAAAATTGGCAAGGCTGCGTGTTGTGGACAACAGCGAAATAGGAAAACGTGCTATGGCAGAGGGTAAACCACCACGCTGCATTCACGTCTACAATAAACGCTCTGTAGGTTATATTGGAGATAAGGTGTTAGTTGCCATCAAAGGGCAAATGAAAAAGGGAATATTAGTTGGATTGAAACAAAATCAGAAACCGAAAATTCCTAAGTTTGATAGCAACAATATAGTGCTAATTGATGATAATGGTAGCCCACTGGGAACACGTATACACGTTCCAGTTCCAACAATACTACGAACAatactaaaagaaaaaactcaggCCAAGGGAGCAGATTACACTAAAGTTCTAGCTATAGCAAGCAGATTTGTTTAA
- the LOC129236759 gene encoding zinc finger protein 239-like, producing the protein METISLGADVPNSDRICRVCLQGNVELFSIFQETHISGVTAAHILSECTRYPVIAADLKLPQQICTCCIGNARVAYEFKHRVEQSYNSLMGWAEEKFRCNTKVESPVVTPSERREYGTQTDILSLHPCEMCEMKFFDLLELRQHRKQIHHNSNLQCRICGIRFERMRQLRSHLVHKHPSVGIALDIQCTICRRRFSRREHLNRHMRNVHHQPEATSTRVSLKEPEIELTSHLVKKGQQSTKKENEAKMDVPGIDLKSEKKLSAVDNDSFLGPSHFLECGQDMAGEVESDVNMDTNPISSDDEAYDGMEIPDDILPKLKLEHEPDIKVKCEVDVSVDGFDITIMSPDWEQSKSPASNNVIKEERELLVPLSIQKSSAFKGKSFTNGREEEEDAAERRRITEVVDEFLAQNSAVDETANAENRCTKCQRTFSRHCHLRRHMLTHVEEKGHACTYCPKRFARSDHLKKHIMNLHQTKEFKCDQCSSAFARLVELTKHKDSRHGSDPQAHKVHDCEYCCKKFTSRTYLRKHVLMHTDRIFACKFCDDTFKERKALREHEKGHHSDRRNFLCSVCGESFVRNDYLRVHMRRHNGEKPYKCQYCGKGFPRATDVKIHERYHTGTKPNLCNLCGKGFHRAYNLTIHMRTHTGERPFKCEECGRGFAQSNDLKAHIRRHTGERFKCSECDAGFLQMYALRQHAQAIHGIHMEPATGRLQRFAPSETAVAVGETLQPTNNIHQPLAEHMQLMQQQHQPQNFSEPQISNSTLMPPPSSSV; encoded by the exons ATGGAAACCATTAGTTTAGGAGCCGATGTCCCGAACTCTGACCGCATTTGCCGAGTTTGCTTGCAAGGAAATGTTGAATTGTTTTCTATCTTCCAAGAAACTCATATCAGTGGGGTAACTGCAGCACATATCTTATCAGAATGCACGAGATATCCTGTAATAGCGGCCGATCTTAAATTACCGCAACAAATCTGCACTTGTTGTATTGGAAACGCCCGTGTTGCCTATGAATTCAAACATCGTGTAGAACAGTCTTACAATTCATTAATGGGGTGGGCAGAAGAGAAATTTCGGTGTAATACAAAAGTTGAGTCGCCAGTCGTCACTCCCAGTGAGCGAAGAGAATATGGTACACAGACTGATATACTCAGTTTACATCCATGTGAAATGTGCGAAATGaagttttttgatttattgGAGCTCCGGCAGCACCGCAAGCAAATTCATCATAATAGTAATTTGCAGTGTCGCATCTGTGGTATACGCTTCGAACGCATGAGGCAATTGCGAAGCCATTTGGTCCACAAACACCCAAGTGTTGGTATTGCATTGGATATTCAGTGCACAATATGCCGCAGACGCTTTTCACGCAGGGAACATTTAAATCGACACATGCGTAACGTACACCATCAACCCGAGGCGACAAG CACTAGGGTCTCTCTCAAGGAACCAGAAATCGagcttacaagccatttagtcaAAAAAGGGCAACAatctacaaaaaaagaaaatgaggcGAAAAT GGACGTGCCAGGAATTGACTTGAAGTCGGAGAAGAAATTGAGTGCTGTAGACAACGACAGCTTTCTGGGACCTTCTCATTTTCTTGAATGTGGGCAGGATATGGCTGGGGAGGTTGAAAGCGACGTTAACATGGATACTAATCCTATTTCGAGCGATGATGAAGCCTACGATGGAATGGAAATTCCGGATGACATATTACCTAAGTTAAAATTAGAGCACGAGCCTGATATTaagg tTAAGTGCGAAGTCGACGTTTCTGTGGATGGTTTCGATATAACAATCATGTCGCCCGATTGGGAACAAAGTAAATCGCCAGCTTCTAATAATGTCATTAAAGAAGAACGTGAATTGTTGGTTCCTTTGAGCATACAAAAGTCATCTGCCTTTAAGGGGAAATCGTTCACAAATGGCAGGGAGGAGGAGGAAGACGCCGCAGAACGTCGGCGTATTACCGAAGTTGTTGATGAGTTTCTCGCCCAGAATTCTGCAGTTGATGAAACAGCTAATGCAGAAAACCGTTGCACAAAGTGTCAACGAACTTTTTCAAGACATTGTCATCTACGACGTCACATGTTGACACATGTTGAGGAAAAGGGACATGCATGCACGTACTGCCCGAAACGTTTCGCACGAAgtgatcatttaaaaaaacacattatgAACTTGCATCAAACGAAGGAATTCAAATGTGATCAATGTAGTAGTGCATTTGCGCGTTTAGTAGAATTAACAAAACACAAAGACTCTCGACATGGAAGCGATCCCCAAGCGCATAAGGTGCACGATTGCGAGTATTGTTGCAAAAAGTTTACAAGTCGAACATATCTTCGCAAACATGTTTTAATGCATACTGATCGTATTTTCGCCTGCAAGTTTTGCGATGATACATTTAAAGAACGGAAAGCTCTCCGTGAACATGAGAAGGGTCATCACAGTGACCGAAGGAATTTCCTatgttcagtttgtggagaaagtTTCGTAAGAAACGATTATCTACGTGTCCATATGCGTCGTCATAATGGCGAAAAGCCATACAAATGCCAATATTGTGGAAAAGGCTTTCCACGCGCAACTGATGTTAAAATACATGAAAG GTATCACACAGGCACTAAACCTAACTTGTGCAATCTATGTGGCAAGGGTTTCCATCGCGCCTATAATCTCACCATTCATATGCGCACTCATACCGGCGAGCGACCTTTTAAATGTGAAGAGTGCGGTCGAGGATTTGCCCAAAGCAACGATTTGAAAGCTCATATACGGCGGCACACTGGTGAACGTTTCAAATGTTCTGAATGTGATGCCGGTTTTTTGCAAATGTATGCACTGCGACAACATGCACAGGCGATACATGGCATACATATGGAACCGGCAACAGGGCGTTTACAAAGATTTGCCCCTTCTGAAACTGCTGTAGCGGTTGGAGAAACACTTCAACCAACAAACAATATACATCAGCCTTTGGCAGAACATATGCAATTGATGCAGCAGCAACATCAACCACAGAATTTTTCAGAACCACAAATTTCAAATAGTACACTAATGCCGCCGCCATCTTCGTCAGTGTAA
- the LOC129238693 gene encoding protein regulator of cytokinesis 1-like — protein sequence MADFEEENLELQRITAENVRELTSIWTEMFDETMCLQNINKLKEHVENFFAELKEESVKKREQIENEIQVLHGEADLLCRLLKTDIQLPRMEDRKIPLLIIQSNIDKSLTELREQLRRRREEICELLLEQEGLCDELGEIPRPLLADPLPSEEEILEFRNHLDQLKVERMERLNEMSVLRREIKNYLTTLETQVNTDTEDRLLNHRQIKLDEETFKALRRMQDVYGARVQALSERIDGIRKKLESLWGRLKTSPNTRNKFKRHAEYNQTTYNALKEELHRCESLQSQNIKECLQQIRAEIVEWWDKTLKSETERNRFSKFHSNCYTEDLLLLHEIELEDLKRFYESNRQIFELYDNRKLLWDRMVALEAKASDPGRYNNRGGQLLKEERERKTIATKLPKIEQQIRDLVTVYEETEHQEFRVCGENIIELMKKEWENKRKEKEKLSSARKNVQTSRSTTPMSAKTGSMISMRKAPSNTNLSVIPSTSANSAKKRKLDRNEENTPMAKRNLIYSINSPSVFTGRVMTPRNAATPASGHKLPLKSPFKSSLKKSRVIATTIRRRSGRHSSGSKKRSSLGKNFKKKSTVPPTILINDDPDWNTDQDTEDAYESFQKSIEPDSRSSVIHTFTRPASASNMSTRSKRIYPNESRIVNLPNPRSGFHNIQTTPKKSPASCSRKLTTKNLPIII from the coding sequence ATGGCTGAttttgaagaagaaaatttGGAGCTGCAAAGAATTACAGCTGAAAATGTTAGAGAGCTCACCTCCATATGGACAGAAATGTTCGATGAAACAATGTGTTTGCAGAACATTAACAAACTGAAAGAGCACGTTGAAAACTTTTTTGCCGAATTGAAAGAAGAGTCTGTTAAAAAACGAGAGCAAATAGAGAATGAAATACAAGTGTTGCATGGGGAAGCGGACTTGTTGTGCCGCTTACTAAAAACTGATATACAGTTGCCAAGAATGGAGGATAGAAAAATACCGTTGTTGATCATACAATCAAACATAGACAAAAGTTTAACCGAATTGCGTGAACAATTGCGGCGGCGCCGCGAAGAAATTTGTGAACTATTACTTGAGCAGGAAGGTTTATGCGATGAGTTGGGAGAAATTCCACGTCCTCTTTTAGCCGATCCTTTACCGTCGGAAGAAGAAATTCTGGAATTCCGTAACCATTTAGATCAACTAAAAGTGGAGCGTATGGAACGTCTGAATGAGATGTCAGTATTACGTCGCGAAATAAAGAATTACTTAACTACATTAGAGACACAAGTTAACACAGATACAGAAGATCGACTCTTGAATCACAGACAAATTAAATTGGACGAAGAAACTTTCAAAGCGCTTAGGCGCATGCAGGATGTGTACGGTGCACGTGTGCAAGCATTGTCGGAGCGTATCGATGGCATACGTAAAAAATTGGAATCGCTTTGGGGGCGTTTAAAGACATCACCGAATAcacgaaataaatttaaacgacACGCAGAATATAATCAGACCACATATAATGCACTAAAAGAAGAGTTGCACCGTTGTGAATCCTTGCAAAgtcaaaatataaaagaatgcCTTCAGCAAATACGTGCAGAGATTGTAGAGTGGTGGGATAAAACTCTTAAATCTGAAACAGAAAGAAATCGTTTTTCTAAGTTCCACAGCAACTGTTACACGGAAGATCTCTTGCTATTGCATGAAATTGAATTGGAAGATCTAAAACGTTTTTATGAAAGTAATCGGCAGATATTTGAACTTTACGACAATCGAAAATTGTTATGGGACCGCATGGTAGCTTTGGAAGCTAAGGCCTCCGACCCGGGACGATATAACAACAGAGGAGGGCAGTTATTAAAGGAGGAGAGAGAACGCAAAACTATCGCTACGAAATTGCCCAAAATTGAACAGCAGATAAGAGATTTAGTTACAGTATACGAAGAAACTGAGCATCAGGAATTTCGTGTTTGTGGCGAAAACATTATAGAATTAATGAAAAAGGAATGGGAGAACAAACgcaaggaaaaagaaaaactcaGCAGTGCACGTAAAAATGTCCAAACATCACGCTCTACTACACCCATGTCTGCAAAAACCGGTTCCATGATTTCGATGCGTAAAGCTCCATCAAATACCAACTTATCAGTTATACCGTCTACGTCTGCAAATtccgcaaaaaaacgtaaattaGACCGAAATGAGGAAAATACTCCAATGGCTAAACGAAACCTAATTTACTCAATAAACAGTCCCAGCGTATTCACAGGCCGAGTGATGACTCCACGTAATGCCGCAACACCTGCAAGTGGACATAAATTACCTTTAAAATCTCCTTTCAAGTCATCACTGAAGAAAAGTCGTGTTATTGCAACAACTATTCGTCGTAGATCTGGTCGTCACAGTTCAGGCAGCAAAAAACGTTCCTCCTTGGGTAAGAACTTCAAGAAGAAATCAACAGTTCCACCGACAATTCTCATTAATGATGACCCGGATTGGAATACAGATCAAGATACGGAAGATGCTTATGAATCATTTCAGAAAAGCATCGAACCTGATTCGCGTTCTTCcgtaatacatacatttacacgtCCGGCATCGGCGTCAAATATGTCGACACGTTCAAAACGTATTTATCCAAATGAAAGCAGAATTGTGAATTTGCCCAATCCGCGCTCTGGATTCCACAACATACAAACCACGCCCAAAAAATCACCCGC